A window of Mycolicibacterium madagascariense genomic DNA:
TGGCGGCTGCGCCAACGACACCGGATTCCGGTGCACGACATCGCGCCGATGCGGGTTGCGCGACGCGACGCCATCGTCGGGCTCGGTGTAGCCGACCGCAGATCAGGGTATCCGCTGGAACTGTTGGTCCGGGCGGCCGCCGCGGGCTGGAAGATCGCCGAGCACGATGTCGCCTACGGCACCCGCACCGGAGGGAAGTCCAAGGTGAGTGGTTCGGTCCGGGGGAGCTTCTTTGCTGTCCTGGACTTCTGGCGGGTGATTTCGTGAGTGCTGACGTCCCGGTCACCGCGCTCGTGGTGGCCAAGGCGCCCGTGCCCGGGTTGGCCAAGACCCGCCTCGCAGCAACCGTGGGCAACGCCGCGGCGGCCGACATCGCGGCCGCCGCCCTGCTGGACACCCTCGACGCCGTCGCGGCCGCCCCCGTCGCCGCCCGCGTCGTGGCCATGACCGGTGACCTCGCGGCGGCCAGCCGCAGCGCCGAGATCGAGCGTCGGCTCGCGGACTTCGTCGTCATCCCCCAACGCGGTGACGACTTCGGCGACCGGCTGGCCCACGCCCACGCCGATGCCTCGGCCGCGGCCGGCGGACTGCCGGTGCTGCAGATCGGCATGGACACCCCGCAGGTGAGCGCAGGCCTGCTCGCCGACTGCGCCCGCGAGCTCGTCGCGTCCGGCGCGGTGCTCGGCATGGCGACCGACGGCGGCTGGTGGGTGCTCGGCATCACCCAGCCCGACAGCGCCGAATGCCTGCGCGCCGTGCCGATGTCGACGGCGGAGACCGGCGCCGCGACGCGCGCCGCGCTGCGCGACGCCGGCGTGGACGTCACCCTGGTGGCCGAGTTGACGGACGTCGACACCATCGACGACGTCGGCGAGGTACGTCGGGAATGCCAGTTGGACAGTCGATTTCGTCAGGCGACCGGGGCAGTGGAGGTGGAGCGTGCTGGGTAATTTGTACGATCAGGCGTTGACGGGC
This region includes:
- a CDS encoding TIGR04282 family arsenosugar biosynthesis glycosyltransferase, translating into MSADVPVTALVVAKAPVPGLAKTRLAATVGNAAAADIAAAALLDTLDAVAAAPVAARVVAMTGDLAAASRSAEIERRLADFVVIPQRGDDFGDRLAHAHADASAAAGGLPVLQIGMDTPQVSAGLLADCARELVASGAVLGMATDGGWWVLGITQPDSAECLRAVPMSTAETGAATRAALRDAGVDVTLVAELTDVDTIDDVGEVRRECQLDSRFRQATGAVEVERAG